A stretch of DNA from Rothia mucilaginosa:
GCTAACAGACATGAGGGTCAGAAGGTACGGAAGAGGTTATGAAGAAGACATCAAAGGCGCAAACAACAGGTGCGGGGAACCCCGGTTGGGGCGATTCGGAGAACCTGGACGCTACTCGCGCTCTTCACTCTTCTGATGACGCGCCCACTACAGTGTTTTCCTCTGATGAGACTGCGGTGCTCTCTGACTATCAGGACCCGACTGCGGTGCTCTCTGACTATCAGGACCCGACTGCGGTGCTCTCTGACTATCAGGATCCTACTGAGGTGCTTAACGCTCACGAAACGGCTACCCCCGCTGCGGGGCACAGCGATGACCGTACGAAAGTTCTGACCGATTACGGTTCATCGCCGGCTAACGAAGCTGCGCCGGCAGGTTCCGCGAACGCTGAATCCGCGAATACCGAAGTTATTTCTTCGCACCCCGAACATACAGAGGTTATTGGTGCGACCCGTCCTCTGCCGCGCGCCTACCGCGCCCCGATTAAGATTCCTGAGACGATTCCCTCGCCGCAGGAACGTGCTTCCCAGGGGCACTACGGTGCGGATGAGCCGATGCAGGCTACTCGCCGTCTCGATCCGCCGAAGCCTCCGGTGAGCAGTTTTCCGCTGAACAATCAGATGGGTGCCCCCCAAATGGGTACGCCTCAGATGGGTGCGCAGCAGCCGCTTCCTCCGCAGATGCCCCCGCAGGCGCCTCCGCAACCGGTGGCTTATCCTCCCGAGGCGTATCCTGCCGCCGCCTACCCGAACGGTGCGTATGTTCAGACCGGTCAGGTTCCCGTGGATGCTTCGGGCCGCCCGGTGGATCGTCCCGGCGAAGAGCAGGGGCACCACCTTCCGAGTACCGGCGTTTTGATGCGTCACGTGATGGCGTTGCTGTTCTTGGGTCTGACGCTCTACGGTGCGTTCGTGTTCTTCATTTACACGGCGACCGGCCAGCAGGTTGATGAGCAGGCGTACACCGAGTACGCACACCAGTTCAAGAGCTACCGCGGTCCGACCCTGACCGCGTTGGATTCTCTTCCTGTGGTTGTCGGCGTGATTGCCGTTTTGGGTCTGGTTGCGGTGCTGATTTGGAAACACCGGTTCCTGCCCTCGCTGATTGGTGTGCTGGTCGCGGCTGCGGCGGTGACGAGTACGTATCTGCTCAAGCACTATCTGATTGTGAAGCCCGACCTGGGTGTTCAGGAGGCGCTGAGCAACTCGGCACCCAGCGGCCACACGACCTTCGCCGCGGCGGCTGGCGCGGCGCTCTTCCTTGCGGCGCCTCGTTTCTTGCGGCCCACGGTGGCTCTCTGCGCGGCGTTTGCTACCTGCCTGACGGGTGCCTCCACGATTATTAATGGTTGGCACCGCCCAGCGGATGTGGTGACCGCTATCCTGGTCACCGCCATCTGGACGGTTGTGGGTATGGGCGTGCTGCGTTATGTACGTCCGGCAGATTTTGCGGTGGCGGCGCGTGGCGGTTTGGTGCTGGTGCCGTTGATGACGATTGCGACGCTGTTCCTGTCGTTCTGCGCGGTCATCCTGTATCTGATCGCGATTTTTGCGCCGATTCCCGGTGGTGCGTTTACCGCGGCGACCTGCATGATTATTGCGGTGAGCTTTGGTACGACGGCGTTGATGGTGAACCTGTTGCGCCCGCGTAATAGTAATCGCTCCGCCTATTCGAAGGTGTGGAGTTATCAGTAAATAATGTTGTTCCCCTCCCTGCGCGGGGTGTTTTAGCCCGGGGTGTTTTGGCTCGGTGTGAGCTGAGGTATTGTCCTGTTGCGGGGAGGGGAATACAATATAACTAATTTAGTATTTTATATACCAAATATAGGGAGGGGGTGCGCGCCCCCTTTCACTCATCCCTGAAAAGAAAGGTTCGTACCATGGCAGGTACCCATGAAGGCCGCGTCCTCGTATTCCCTCAGCTCACCGAAGCGCTGACCCCCTTTGAAGATAAGCCCCAGGCTCGCAAGATTGTTGATGCCGACGGCGGCAACCTGACCCTCATGGAACTGGCTGCAGGCCAGTCCTGGCACGAGCACCACAGCGTGCACCCCATCTTCGTGCAGGTGCTCAAGGGCGAGGTTATCTTCCACGTGAAGGACCGCGATATTACCCTGGTGCCCGGCAAGCCGATTCACGTGACCGCTAAGCTGCTGCACTCCCTGCGCGCCGTGAAGGACTCCACCCTGCTGGTGACCATGCTGACCGGCGAATCGCACCCCGAACCCAAGGTCAATATTGACGTCGAAGAGGT
This window harbors:
- a CDS encoding phosphatase PAP2 family protein yields the protein MKKTSKAQTTGAGNPGWGDSENLDATRALHSSDDAPTTVFSSDETAVLSDYQDPTAVLSDYQDPTAVLSDYQDPTEVLNAHETATPAAGHSDDRTKVLTDYGSSPANEAAPAGSANAESANTEVISSHPEHTEVIGATRPLPRAYRAPIKIPETIPSPQERASQGHYGADEPMQATRRLDPPKPPVSSFPLNNQMGAPQMGTPQMGAQQPLPPQMPPQAPPQPVAYPPEAYPAAAYPNGAYVQTGQVPVDASGRPVDRPGEEQGHHLPSTGVLMRHVMALLFLGLTLYGAFVFFIYTATGQQVDEQAYTEYAHQFKSYRGPTLTALDSLPVVVGVIAVLGLVAVLIWKHRFLPSLIGVLVAAAAVTSTYLLKHYLIVKPDLGVQEALSNSAPSGHTTFAAAAGAALFLAAPRFLRPTVALCAAFATCLTGASTIINGWHRPADVVTAILVTAIWTVVGMGVLRYVRPADFAVAARGGLVLVPLMTIATLFLSFCAVILYLIAIFAPIPGGAFTAATCMIIAVSFGTTALMVNLLRPRNSNRSAYSKVWSYQ
- a CDS encoding cupin domain-containing protein is translated as MAGTHEGRVLVFPQLTEALTPFEDKPQARKIVDADGGNLTLMELAAGQSWHEHHSVHPIFVQVLKGEVIFHVKDRDITLVPGKPIHVTAKLLHSLRAVKDSTLLVTMLTGESHPEPKVNIDVEEV